The genomic interval TTGGTCCCGTCCTTGTGTTCGTGGTGGCGTTCAACGTGCTTCACCGCATCGAAGCCACCAAGGACGATGCGATCTACATCGCCATCGGCCTCTTTATCGCCGCAACCTTGATCGCCATCGGCTGGTGCAAGCTGAAGCGCGGAAAAATTCCGCCCGTGCTCATCGTCACCGGCGTGCTGGTTACCGCCTTCGGCGGTCTCACCATCTTGCTGCACGATCCCAGCATCATTCAGATCAAGTTCACCGTCACGTTTCTGTTTTACGCCGCGGCCATCTTCATCTCAGTGCTTATTCGCCAGAACGTCTGGAAGCTGCTTTTCCGCCACCTCTTCAACCTGCCCGACCGGATCTGGACCGTCCTCGCGCTACGTTGGGCCACGTTCTATGTGGCGGTTGCGATCCTCAACGAAGTGCTTCGCTATTTTTATAACGAGGCCAACGGCAACTTTGATGTCTGGCTCAATCTCCGGACGCTGCTCACCTACCCCGCCTTTATCGTTTTCGCCCTGCTCAACACCCCGATCGTGCTGAAGCACCAGATTGAAGACGATGCGCCGGTTGAACAGCAGCCCGCGGCGCCCAGCGCTTAATCGCGCTCACTTTTCGGCTGATTTTCGCCTTTGTGGCGAATGACGCTCGTCGTCATGATTGATCGCGCTCGCCGCGGCGCTAAGGTTCGCCCAGCTTCTGGGGCGAAAAACATGGCTCGGTCGACGTCGGACTCTGAGTCCGAGCCGTACAGGCTCGCGACCTCGGCCAGCCATTTGCTGCACCGCGCCGAACAGCTCGCCGCCGATCGCTTCACTCAACTTGTAGGCGAAGCCGTCACGCTCCGCCAATTCGCCGTCCTCGCCGCCATCGCCGAGCAGCCGGGCCTGAGCCAAAGCGACCTCGTCCGCGCCACCGGCATCGACCGCTCCACGCTGGCCGATCTGATGAACCGCCTGGTCAAACGCGGCCTCACGGAGCGTAAGGAATCCCCATCCGACGGCCGCGCCTATTCCGTGCTGCTGACGGCATCGGGCGCCTCAATCCTTCACGGCGCCACTCAACACGCCCGCGCCGCCGACGCCGCCATTCTCGATCTGCTCCCGCGCACCAAACGCCGCGCCTTCCTCGGCACGCTGACGAAGCTCTCCAAGCTCGCGGAGGAAGCCGCCGAGAAAGCTGAGCGCCACGCTCGGAAGCTGGCCAAGCAGCGGGCGCGCAAAGAACAAGAAGCGAAAAAGAAGGCAAAGGCTGCCGCCGCGCACGGCCCACGCAAGCAGCGCGCTTAACGCGCCTCGAGCGCCGGGCGGATCGCCTCCCCGATCGCCTCAGCCGTCAGCGGCCCACGATAAACGGCACGGATCGTCCCATCGGCTCCGATCACGAACGTCTCCGGGACGCCGACGAGCCCAAGCTCCAGCCCGAACCGCCCCTCCGGATCCATCGCGACGGCGCTGTACGGATTGCCGAGGTCGGTCAGAAAGCGCGCCGAATTCTCAGCGCGATCTTTGTAGGCGACGCCCACGATCTCCACGCCGCTCGCCTGCAGCGCCATCAGCTGCGGATGCTCGGCACGGCACGGCGTGCACCACGACGCGAACATGTTGATCACATAAGGCCGCCCACGCATTGCATCGCTGGTCAGCAACTCGCCGCCTTCAAGCCGCGTCAGCGCAAACGTCGGCGCCGGCCGCCCGATCAAGCCTTCGGAAATCGTGTTCCGCTCGCCCTCGCGCGTAAGCAGAAAAATCGCAACGCCCACCAGCGCCACGAGCGCAATCAGCGGAATGGTGGCGAACGCGCGGTTCACGACTTGCCCCGCTTCGCATCAAGCGCTCGCGCTTCCTTGGCCCAATGCGCCAAGCGCAGCCACACGATTGCCGCCAACGGAATGAGCGCACCGAACGTCACCGCGTACGCCGTCCACACAAAAGGCCAACCGCCTTCGATCATGCCGCCCCCCTCAACCGCGCCGCTTCGACACGCCGTCGATAGATCGAGGCGCGCATGTTCATCAGCAGCAGCGCCACAAACAAAAAGAAGAACGCCGCGATCATCGTCAGCAACGGCACCAGCATGGAGCCATGGATCGACGGCCCGTCAGCGCGAATGATGCTCGCGCCCTGATGCAGCGTGCTCCACCATTCCACGGAGAAATGGATGATCGGCAAATTGATGCATCCCGCCAGCGCAAGGATCGCCGCCAAGCGCCCAGCTTTCTCTTCGTCCTCCACCGCGCTCCAAAGCGCGATGTAGCCAAGATAAATCACAAACAGGACGAGCATCGACGTCATGCGCCCGTCCCATTCCCACCACGTTCCCCACGTCGGCGCGCCCCAGAGCGAGCCGGAGATGAGCGTAAGCCCTGCGAACGTCGCGCCAATCGGCGCCGCCGCGCGCGCCGCGACATCGGCGAGCGCATGGCGCCACACCAAGCTCACAAAGCTCGCCGCGCCGATCATCGAATAAATCGCCATCGACCACCACGCCGACGGCACGTGCACGTACATGATCCGCACCGTCTCGCCCTGCTGGTAATCCGCCGGCGAAAACACCAGCGCCCACGGCAAACCAACAGCGAACAACACGGCCGCCACCACCGCGCACAACGGCGCCGCCCAAGCCGAAAAGCCCATGAAGCGGGCCGGGTTGGCGAAGGTGCTCAGCATGTCAGGTGTCGGGTATCAGGTGTCAGGTGTCGTCGGGCAGGCGTCATGATGTCCATCGCAGCAATTCTGACACCTGACGCCTGACATGCTGGCACCTGAATCACTCCGCCTGCAGCCGCAATGCCGCAGCCGCAGCGATCGGCCCCAGCGCCGCCGCGCCCAGCGCAATGCCCGCCAGCACCAGCAACGCACCCTGCACTTGTTCACCGCCCGCGACCGCCGCGCCAAAGATGATCGGAGGCGCAAAGAACGGCAGCACGATCAGCGCAATCAAAACGCCACCGCGTTTAACCCCCGCCGTTACCGCTGCACCGATCAACCCCACGCCAATGAACGCCGCCGTCCCCAGCATCAAACTCAGCACGATGGCAGGCACGAGCGCGACCGGCGCCTGCAACGCAATCGCCGCCGGCGCAGCCGCGAGCGACAACGGCAATCCCACCGCGCACCACAACGCCGCGCCCTTCGCCAGCACCAAGCCTTCAAGCGATTCATGCGAGAGCAGCATCTGATCAAGCGAGCCGTCTTCCAGATCCGCCTGAAACAATCGCTCCAACGTCGCCAACACCGCCAGCGCCGCCGCAATCCAAACCAATGGCGGCCCAGCGCTCTGCAACAACGCGCGCTCCGGCCCCATCGCCAACGGCACCAGCATTGTCGCGCCCAGAAAGAAGCCCAACGGCGCCAACACGCCGCCGCCACTCCACATCAGCGCAATCTCGCGCCGGAACGTGACGCCCAACGCGCTCATCTCCCCCTCCTCTTGAGAGGAGGGGGTCGGGGGGTGGGGTGATGCGCGACGTTCGGGAGTTCGCGCGAAATATGGACCGCCGGCGCCCTCGCCGGCATGCGCTCGATTGAACAAGCACTTGCGTTTGCAGCACAGGACTGCGCCGTGCCGGCGAGGGCGCCGGCGGTCCATATCAGCGCGCGATTCTGAGAGTGCGGAGCTTCACCCCGCCCCCCGACCCCTCCTCTCAAGAGGAGGGGGTTCAGTGTACACGCCTGAGTCATGCGCCCACCGTCAGTGTTTGCGACGGCGCAGGGCCAAGCGGCTCATGCACCGCAGCCACAACAATCCCGCCACGCGCGCGATGTGCTTCAATCAGTTCCGACACCAGCGCATGCCCGGACGCATCCAGCGCCGCCGCAGGTTCATCGAGCAACCACAGCGGCCGCGGCGCGATCAGCAAACGCGACAACGCCAACCGCCGCGCCTGTCCTTGGCTCAACGTTCGCGCCTCACGCTGCTCCAAGCCGCTCAACCCAACGCGCGCCAATAGATCAGCATCAAACGCGCCGCCAAATAGCCCAGCCCAATAGCGCGCATGCGACGCTACGCTTGCATTCGGCTTCAGCGCATTCGCGTGCGCAACATAGTGCAGCGACGTTTGCCGATCCTCGGGCCCCTGCAACACAAGCGTCCCGGCGAACGGCTTCAGAAATCCAGCGATTGTCCGCAGCAAGCTCGTCTTCCCCGCGCCGTTCGCGCCCCGCACTTCGACATAGCTTCCCGGGTCCGCTGCAAAGCTCAGTCCCTCGAACAGCACGCGCCCGCCGCGTGAAAGGGCTAGGCTTTCAACGCGGAGCGTCAGCTTGTCTTGGAAAGGTCCGGACCCGCTCATAATGCGGCCCTGGTTCTAGAAAGGGTTGCGCTGTCCGCCAAGGCGCGCCTTGGTGAGATGTCGAGGGAGGACATTCAT from Terricaulis silvestris carries:
- a CDS encoding inner membrane-spanning protein YciB, giving the protein MTDTPTDSQPAKAQAAGGAGQLWVDLGPVLVFVVAFNVLHRIEATKDDAIYIAIGLFIAATLIAIGWCKLKRGKIPPVLIVTGVLVTAFGGLTILLHDPSIIQIKFTVTFLFYAAAIFISVLIRQNVWKLLFRHLFNLPDRIWTVLALRWATFYVAVAILNEVLRYFYNEANGNFDVWLNLRTLLTYPAFIVFALLNTPIVLKHQIEDDAPVEQQPAAPSA
- a CDS encoding MarR family winged helix-turn-helix transcriptional regulator, whose protein sequence is MARSTSDSESEPYRLATSASHLLHRAEQLAADRFTQLVGEAVTLRQFAVLAAIAEQPGLSQSDLVRATGIDRSTLADLMNRLVKRGLTERKESPSDGRAYSVLLTASGASILHGATQHARAADAAILDLLPRTKRRAFLGTLTKLSKLAEEAAEKAERHARKLAKQRARKEQEAKKKAKAAAAHGPRKQRA
- a CDS encoding DsbE family thiol:disulfide interchange protein codes for the protein MNRAFATIPLIALVALVGVAIFLLTREGERNTISEGLIGRPAPTFALTRLEGGELLTSDAMRGRPYVINMFASWCTPCRAEHPQLMALQASGVEIVGVAYKDRAENSARFLTDLGNPYSAVAMDPEGRFGLELGLVGVPETFVIGADGTIRAVYRGPLTAEAIGEAIRPALEAR
- a CDS encoding heme exporter protein CcmD; the encoded protein is MIEGGWPFVWTAYAVTFGALIPLAAIVWLRLAHWAKEARALDAKRGKS
- a CDS encoding heme ABC transporter permease gives rise to the protein MLSTFANPARFMGFSAWAAPLCAVVAAVLFAVGLPWALVFSPADYQQGETVRIMYVHVPSAWWSMAIYSMIGAASFVSLVWRHALADVAARAAAPIGATFAGLTLISGSLWGAPTWGTWWEWDGRMTSMLVLFVIYLGYIALWSAVEDEEKAGRLAAILALAGCINLPIIHFSVEWWSTLHQGASIIRADGPSIHGSMLVPLLTMIAAFFFLFVALLLMNMRASIYRRRVEAARLRGAA
- the ccmB gene encoding heme exporter protein CcmB, which produces MSALGVTFRREIALMWSGGGVLAPLGFFLGATMLVPLAMGPERALLQSAGPPLVWIAAALAVLATLERLFQADLEDGSLDQMLLSHESLEGLVLAKGAALWCAVGLPLSLAAAPAAIALQAPVALVPAIVLSLMLGTAAFIGVGLIGAAVTAGVKRGGVLIALIVLPFFAPPIIFGAAVAGGEQVQGALLVLAGIALGAAALGPIAAAAALRLQAE
- the ccmA gene encoding heme ABC exporter ATP-binding protein CcmA, whose protein sequence is MSGSGPFQDKLTLRVESLALSRGGRVLFEGLSFAADPGSYVEVRGANGAGKTSLLRTIAGFLKPFAGTLVLQGPEDRQTSLHYVAHANALKPNASVASHARYWAGLFGGAFDADLLARVGLSGLEQREARTLSQGQARRLALSRLLIAPRPLWLLDEPAAALDASGHALVSELIEAHRARGGIVVAAVHEPLGPAPSQTLTVGA